Proteins encoded together in one Pseudomonas sp. ADAK13 window:
- a CDS encoding GspH/FimT family pseudopilin, whose protein sequence is MKQRGFSLIELILGLFLSGILANLAVPSLKGLLESQRRQGAAESLASGVRYARTEAIARNRTVVIHALDDDWSRGWRVILDLNGRGHLDDDNPVLLERQDSGQIPIVGNTPVRTQIRFSGLGEPLLSAGAFSAGTVHVCATDQQLSLYQIVLAASGRISLRSNKTEQALCRGYAGTLGLRAANEPAAPWAWRK, encoded by the coding sequence ATGAAACAACGAGGTTTCTCGCTGATCGAGCTGATACTGGGCCTGTTCCTGAGCGGCATCCTGGCCAATCTGGCAGTGCCGAGCCTCAAGGGGCTGCTTGAGTCGCAACGACGCCAGGGCGCCGCCGAATCCCTTGCCAGCGGGGTGCGTTATGCGCGCACGGAAGCCATCGCACGCAATCGCACGGTGGTCATCCATGCATTGGACGATGACTGGAGTCGGGGATGGAGGGTAATACTGGACCTGAACGGTCGCGGCCATCTGGACGACGACAACCCGGTGCTGCTGGAGCGCCAGGACAGTGGGCAGATACCAATTGTGGGGAATACCCCGGTGAGAACCCAGATACGCTTCAGCGGCCTGGGTGAACCGCTGCTATCAGCAGGGGCGTTCAGTGCTGGCACGGTTCACGTGTGTGCCACGGACCAGCAATTGAGCCTGTATCAGATAGTGCTGGCAGCCAGCGGGCGCATCAGCCTGCGCAGTAACAAGACCGAGCAGGCGTTGTGCCGGGGCTACGCCGGCACGTTGGGGCTCAGAGCAGCGAACGAACCCGCAGCTCCTTGGGCATGGAGAAAGTGA